The stretch of DNA CTGATCAAATGGAATAATTTTTTGTCGGGGTATTCCTTCCTCATTGCGGATAAATACTGTACGAAGACCTTCTTGTTTCTTTACTACACTTAGTAACGCAGTTTTCAAGAGTTCAACATTCAATTCTCCTTCTATTACAAATGTCCTAACAATATTATACGGAATTCTTCCTTCTTCCATCTGATGTTGCAGCCAAACTCTCTGCTGCCCAAATGACAATGGATAATCCTCTTTTTCCTTTACCGGTTTAATACTTTCATCCTGCTCTTCATGGCTGGAATTATTGCGTTGTACAGTAATCTGTTCGCCTAATTTACGTATGCTGTTATATTGAAAAATATCCCTTATGTTAAGTAAAATCTGATATTCTTTATAAATTCTGGAAATCAACTGAATAGCCTTTAAGGATGATCCTCCAATAGAGAAAAAAGAATCTTCCATCCCGAACTTGTCTTTTGAAAGAAGCTCCGACCAAACCTGTTTCAAAAAGGTCTCATTTTCTGTTTCCGGAATACTCATATTTTTTGATAATGAGCCGGTTTTAACTAATAAATGCGCCAATTGTTTTCTGTCAATTTTTCCGTTTTGAGTCAATGGAAATTTTTCCAGATGAACAAAATCAACAGGAATTTGATTTGGGTTTAATAAATCGATCAATAACAAATGAAAATCATGAGTCATTTCTTCCTGAGTACTTGTATAATAAGCTACAAGCTCTTTTTCAAAGTTATTATTTTCGCGGGCAATCACCACAGTTTCTTTAATATTATCCAATGATAGTATAGCTTTTTCAATTGCTTTCGGTTCGATAAGGACTCCATTAATTTTTAGCCTTTCATCCTTTCGGCCTTCAATATGCAAATTAAAATCTGCATCGAACTTACCTTTATCTCCTGTATAATAAATAATATCCTCGGTATCTGACAATAAAGGATTCTGTACAAATACGGAATAACTGGCTTCTGGATTATTATAATATCCTAAGCTTTTATGCGCTGTTTTAATATAAATGTCACCTTCTTCTCCGATTTTACATATTCTATTATCCTTTATAACAGCAATTTTACAGCCTTCAATAGGTTTTCCAACAGAAATAGCTGTCACTCCGCCCGTGGGCACAATACCAATTCTATAGAAGGATTTAATCAGTGTAGTTTCTGTCGTACCATATAGATTTACCAATGTACAATCTTTCACATACTTTCTCCAGGCCAAAACATCTTTGTTATACAAAGGCTCTCCTGCTAAAAGAACAAATTTAAGTTGTGTCAGTTCATCCATTCCATCAGTAAATTCGCTATATATTAATCTAAACATGGTAGGAACACAATGAATCAGGGTAATTTCATTCTTAATAATCCATTCTATCAGTAAGGCAGGATTATGACGAACTTTATTCGATGGTATTACCAAGGTGGCTCCTGTACAAAGAGGCACCAAAATATCCCTTAAGGAAGCATCAAAGGTAGGTGACGTAAGCTGACTAACACGAAAATCTTCATGAATGCCAAACTCTTTTATTTCCCAATTGATAAAATGATTTAATGAGGAACGACTTCCTAGCACGCCTTTGGGCTCTCCTGTAGTACCTGAAGTATAGAAAAGATATGCCTCATCACATGCCTCCGGAAATGGCTTCCCGGTTTCAATCTCTTTCAGCACTGGATTACAGTTTCCTGGTTGATAACTAATGATCTTACTTTCTAATAAATCAACTGCTATTAATAAGTCTATCTCAATACCATTTACTTTTACAAGCTTTTGTACTTTTTCAATATGCTTTGTATTACATATTATAACGGATGGATTGGAATCAGATAATAATTTTTTTAGAAATACATTTGAATGATGTAAATCAAATGGCATATAAATAGAGTTTGAAAACCAGGTTCCCAACAATGCTGTTACCAACTCTACTCCAGGCTCTGCAACAACACCTACGATAGGTGATTTCCTATCTTTTAAACTTAAAATTATATTGCTAATTTCTGAACTTAATTTATAAAGCTCATTATAAGTAAGTCTACCTTCTTCTGTTTGAATGGCAATTTTATTGGGGTATAATCTTGTACTTTGAACTAAAAGAGAGGTAATTGTTTTTATTTCCATTTCTTATATATTACTTATTTTATTATATACTGATCTGGCCATCAGTTCCATCGGATCAATGAAAGGAATACTTACATTCTTCTGACTTAAAACCATAGACACTTCTGTGCAACCAGCAATTAATACTTCTGCACCTCCCTGAATCAATAGGTCTGCTGCTGAGCGCAGTAGCTCTATTGATTTATCCGAGGAAGTATGACTTTTTAATCCGTTTTCTCCATATATTGCTTCCATAAAAACCGATTCTTGTTTATGTATATCCAGAGTTATTAATTCTTTTCCCGAAGATTCAATGGGACCATGAAATAAGCGAGAATGTATAGTGCCGGTAGTTGCCAGTAATCCTATTTTATGTGCTGTGGGAAATTGATAGTTTATATAATCAGTGACTAGTCGGATGGGATGAAGTACCGGACAGTTTGACACCTCCGTCATGATATTAAAAAAATAATAAGATGTCATACATGCAGACAGAACCAAGTCAACTTCAGCATTATTCATCAATTGGATCGAACGGATCAGTTCAGGAACAGGTGATGCTTCATTATAAAGTATTGCACGTGTACGGTCAGGTATATTAGAATTATTATGATATAGAAACTCTATAAACTCCTGATCTGTTTGTGCATTAGAAAACTCTAACAATTTTGATTGAAAAGTAAGACCTGCATGAGTGCCCATTCCTCCGATAATACCTAATTTAACTTTTTCCATAATGCATCATTATGCCATTGCAACAAGTACCTTTCTATCTCCTTTAAAAGGCATCCTACCATGACTGATTAGCTCATTATCAACCATCAGAAAATCTCCTTTTTCCCATGGCGTTAGGTTCAACTCCGCATCGATATTCTGCTGAATCTCTTTTACTACCTTATCGGAAATCGGTTCTCCATCACCAAAGCATACATACATGGGCAAGGCTTCAGCATTATTCCCTGAAATAAGCATAAGAGCCTCATAAATTTCGGGTTCCATATGAGAAGGATGAAATTGATCGATCTGATTAAACCATACTTCTTCTCCATTTTTTGTTTTAATAATTCCTTCACGCAGATGAGAAAGACGTAAACCACCATCCTCTTTCCATTCATAGTGAATATCCCCGGCACGGCAAAAATCTTCCACGTCATTCTTATTATCCAACTCAAAGGTATCTTGCCAGGATGGCCCCATTCCAACCCCACCATGTAAATTCCTGATATACAAAAGCTTATTGTTTTTTATTTTGTCAACCAATTCTTTATCCATTCGCTCCAAAACTTTTCTACCATCTGCCAGCGGGGTTTCGCCTCCTTCTTGGGACGGTTGGATGCAAGACAGATATAAATTTTTTGGCCAGCTGGAAGAATAGGATAGTTCATTATGCTGTGTAATCCTGAAATCCTGATCATACTCTGTTGATGTATAGATATTGCCAGAAATTTTTGTACGTGGAGAATTTCCGTCCTTATAATCTATGTATTTAGTATTGACAATATTGAGTACTTTTTCGAATTTTTCAGCACTGTCAATCTCAAGCCCTCTAAATACAATTGCTCCATGTAGGTTCATGAGCTCTTCAATACCCGAATGTCCTTCGTGAAGCCAGGTTTTAAATTCCTCTAATTCCAAAGCTTTTTTAAACTCAATAATAACAGGTATTCCTATATGCACTAAAACATCTACATTATTTTTTAATATTTCCATAGCTAATTATTTTTTATTTGTTAAAATCATCCCGATACATATCATATATTTCTTGATTTTCATCCTGGATATCTAAGCTTATTTCTTCCATATTTTTTTTATTTTCCTCGATTATTTCGGCTAGGACAAACTGAAAATTGTTCATAAAAGATATAATGGTCTCCTGTTTAAACAGCCTTTCATTATATAGACAATTGATCGTCATACTGCCACCGGATTCGATCACATAGATAGAAATAGGATTTTTACTTTCTATAGGAACTTCAAATTCACAATCTCTAATCTGAAATGGTAAGTCCAACTGATTCTCTAAATTGGTATTCTCATAATTCATCATATTGATTACAACATCAAATAAAGGTTCCTGAAAATAATCCGTCCTTTTTCTAATTTGTTCAATTAAAAGATCAAAGGGATAATCCTGATGATCGAATATCTCTAATATAGAGCTTCCTATTTCTTTCAGGAATGCTTCTATATTTCCTACTTTCGGAACCTTTGACTTTACAATAATTGTATTTAAATAATATCCTATCTGATTTTCTAATTCAGCATTCAGTCTTCCACTGATGGGTACTCCAAAATAAGAACTATTGATCTTAAATTGTTTACTGACCGTAATGGCCAAAATACCTGTAATAAAAGAAAATAATGTTATTTCATTTTTTTGAGAAAAAAGAGTAATGGCATCCGTGCATTCTTTATTCAGGACAAATGTTTCTTTTTTTGCAACTCCTGTTGTTTGTGACGTGTTTTCATAATCAAAAGGTAAACGTTCTACCTCATCCAGATTTTTGAATTCGTTCATCCAGAATTTTTCCAACCGTTCAAGACGATCCTCATTCAGTTCTGTAAATTGCCATTCGGAAAAATCTTTATAATGAATTAAAAGAGGAGATTCTTGGGATTCTTCTGCATTCAATTCACAAGAATAAAAATATTTTAAATCTTTAAAGAAAATATTGAGCGACCATCCGTCTGCAATGATGTGATGAATATTAATCGACAACAAGCTCTTTTTTTCATCTATTCTATACAGTCTGATCCGTAATAGCGGCTCTTTCTGTACATCAAACGTATACAAATTATCTTTTTTAATCTGCATGATGAGGTCTTCGTATTGATAATCATTATCCGAGTATGATATCGTTTCTAAAACAGATGGAAATTCATTGGAAGAAATAATTTGCTGCATGGGCTCTCCATCAATAATAGGAAATATAGTTCTTAAACTTTCATGACGTTGTATAACCTTTGATAGGGCATTTTTAAAATACACTATATCGAAATCCCCAATTAATTCCTGTACCATAAACAGATTGTATTTTTCAGGATTGGATTCGATCTGGCATTGTATCCAAAGTCTCATCTGAGCATTGGACATCCTATAATAAGGCTTATCTTCCTGCTTTTTAATAAGCACATGATGATTCCGATTTTGATGGCTTAAAAAAATGGATAATTGGGAAATTGAAGGCATTTTAAAGATTTCATTAAATTTTAATTTAATCTCTACCTCTTTTTCAATTCTGGAAAGTAATTTTAAAATCTTTATACTATTTCCGCCCAATTCAAAAAAGTTATCAGTAATTCCTACTTTATCTACTCCCAATACTTCCTGCCATATCTCTGCAAGCTTCTGTTCTGTTTCGTTTCTTGGAGCAATATATACTTCTCTAATTAGGTCTTCCCCTCCAATAGGCGGTAACGCCTTTCGGTCCATTTTGCCATTAGGGGTTAGCGGAACAAAATCCAGTTCTACAAAGAACCCGGGTACCATATAATCCGGTAACTTGCTTTGCAAATACGTTCTTAAGTCTGATTTCTCTATTCCTGTTTCTTTATCAACAGTATAGTACGCTACCAAAACTTGCTCTCCACTTACTTCTTGCGCATCAGCTATGACTTGCTTGATCGCTGAACTGAATTGACTGATGCTTGTTTCTATCTCACTCAGCTCTATTCTATACCCTCTTATCTTTACCTGGAAATCTTTTCTGCCCAGGAACTCAATATTTCCATCCGGAAGCCACCTTGCCAAATCTCCGGTATCGTACATTTTGGAACCGATTTTAAATGGATCGCTGATGAATTTTTCAGACGTAAGCTCAGGTTTGTTGATATACCCACGGGACAAGCCGGTACCTGAAATATAAAGTTTGCCGAATTCCCCATGAACACATAGCCTTTGATGAGCATTAAGTATATAAATAGAAGTGTTGGCGATAGGTTTACCAATAGGCGGAATTAATATTCCGTCACAAGACTTATCAATAACGTAGCTCGTTACTACATGAGTTTCTGCAGGACCATAATGATTGTGAATTTTTAATGAAGTACCTTTTATTTTTTCCTGAATCAAATCATTA from Chryseobacterium piperi encodes:
- a CDS encoding aspartate/glutamate racemase family protein is translated as MGTHAGLTFQSKLLEFSNAQTDQEFIEFLYHNNSNIPDRTRAILYNEASPVPELIRSIQLMNNAEVDLVLSACMTSYYFFNIMTEVSNCPVLHPIRLVTDYINYQFPTAHKIGLLATTGTIHSRLFHGPIESSGKELITLDIHKQESVFMEAIYGENGLKSHTSSDKSIELLRSAADLLIQGGAEVLIAGCTEVSMVLSQKNVSIPFIDPMELMARSVYNKISNI
- a CDS encoding condensation domain-containing protein, whose amino-acid sequence is MEIKTITSLLVQSTRLYPNKIAIQTEEGRLTYNELYKLSSEISNIILSLKDRKSPIVGVVAEPGVELVTALLGTWFSNSIYMPFDLHHSNVFLKKLLSDSNPSVIICNTKHIEKVQKLVKVNGIEIDLLIAVDLLESKIISYQPGNCNPVLKEIETGKPFPEACDEAYLFYTSGTTGEPKGVLGSRSSLNHFINWEIKEFGIHEDFRVSQLTSPTFDASLRDILVPLCTGATLVIPSNKVRHNPALLIEWIIKNEITLIHCVPTMFRLIYSEFTDGMDELTQLKFVLLAGEPLYNKDVLAWRKYVKDCTLVNLYGTTETTLIKSFYRIGIVPTGGVTAISVGKPIEGCKIAVIKDNRICKIGEEGDIYIKTAHKSLGYYNNPEASYSVFVQNPLLSDTEDIIYYTGDKGKFDADFNLHIEGRKDERLKINGVLIEPKAIEKAILSLDNIKETVVIARENNNFEKELVAYYTSTQEEMTHDFHLLLIDLLNPNQIPVDFVHLEKFPLTQNGKIDRKQLAHLLVKTGSLSKNMSIPETENETFLKQVWSELLSKDKFGMEDSFFSIGGSSLKAIQLISRIYKEYQILLNIRDIFQYNSIRKLGEQITVQRNNSSHEEQDESIKPVKEKEDYPLSFGQQRVWLQHQMEEGRIPYNIVRTFVIEGELNVELLKTALLSVVKKQEGLRTVFIRNEEGIPRQKIIPFDQFTFNFQQYTIDAEDNNQNDIEPLLQSQELKLFDFENGPLFSILLIDDKMGKYVLSFSMHHIIGDYWSLGLFANELTRAYSSLLQNPNFDAGTLSLQYKDFSEWQYDDMDSIRFKKSMKYWENQLKDSPLQSTFQHDWQRPKVPLKTGNSIYVDIDPELSEDLILLAKNKGTTLYTLLLSLYFILLNKDSGQSDLVIGSPVAGRSRKELEPIIGFFLNTVAVRAKIQPESTITAIIEMVKTLAVEALANQEVPFDTIVNHLMIKRNIQYAPLFQCMLVFQNAPTGQFELKNTTIKDYPSSGKTSKNDLTFSFAEVDNKLQWAIEYSTELYDLSTIELLIMKFKKLMSYACENPDVSLEKLDLRPTIEENTDITELLNSELKF
- a CDS encoding TauD/TfdA family dioxygenase, which translates into the protein MEILKNNVDVLVHIGIPVIIEFKKALELEEFKTWLHEGHSGIEELMNLHGAIVFRGLEIDSAEKFEKVLNIVNTKYIDYKDGNSPRTKISGNIYTSTEYDQDFRITQHNELSYSSSWPKNLYLSCIQPSQEGGETPLADGRKVLERMDKELVDKIKNNKLLYIRNLHGGVGMGPSWQDTFELDNKNDVEDFCRAGDIHYEWKEDGGLRLSHLREGIIKTKNGEEVWFNQIDQFHPSHMEPEIYEALMLISGNNAEALPMYVCFGDGEPISDKVVKEIQQNIDAELNLTPWEKGDFLMVDNELISHGRMPFKGDRKVLVAMA